The following are encoded together in the Azospirillum lipoferum 4B genome:
- a CDS encoding DUF2066 domain-containing protein gives MLHRRRAPLLAGLAAMSTALVLTMTGPSGAQTGSPPPAAANAAAPAAANAAMPSASDPFAVSGVRVDINGSNPTTVRDQAIREAQAKAWAELYRRLVPGGTPPRLSDNEIAKLVQGFEIDDEKVSASRYVGAITVRFRPNAVRDALGQSGGATQYVEPPARPFVVLPVTQSEGRIILWQDRTPWRAAWEARQPAASLVPLVLPDGELSDAQAISGEDAVAGNAEALGRIAQAYKAGGVVVARTDLPANGPDPARGMTVDVTRYGLDGTRDNQVVQVKGGSSADDVLTRAVAAVGSQLDESWRREHTTATGPEQNTLVRIPLSAVNDWVETRKRLSSVNAVTRTNLISISRSEALITLTHRGDPEQLAQALARQDLGLARTAAAAPAGFPAANPGAPLPVPAADWQLTLLPRGSGAASAGAVPSSASPVASPISASPTSLAPSAPLDAGAPVGTLGAPPRNLGTLPAKSLP, from the coding sequence ATGCTCCACCGCCGCCGCGCGCCGCTCCTCGCCGGTCTTGCTGCCATGTCCACCGCTCTGGTCCTGACCATGACCGGGCCGTCGGGCGCGCAGACCGGCTCCCCGCCGCCGGCCGCCGCCAATGCTGCCGCCCCTGCCGCCGCCAATGCTGCCATGCCGTCCGCCTCCGACCCCTTCGCGGTCTCCGGCGTCCGGGTCGACATCAACGGCAGCAACCCGACCACGGTCCGCGATCAGGCGATCCGCGAGGCGCAGGCCAAGGCCTGGGCGGAGCTCTACCGCCGCCTCGTCCCCGGCGGCACCCCGCCGCGCCTGTCGGACAATGAGATCGCCAAGCTGGTCCAGGGCTTCGAGATCGACGATGAAAAGGTGTCGGCCAGCCGCTATGTCGGCGCCATCACCGTGCGGTTCCGTCCCAATGCGGTGCGCGACGCGCTCGGCCAGAGCGGCGGCGCCACCCAGTATGTCGAGCCGCCGGCGCGCCCCTTCGTCGTCCTGCCGGTGACCCAGAGCGAAGGGCGCATCATCCTGTGGCAGGACCGCACCCCCTGGCGCGCGGCATGGGAAGCACGGCAGCCCGCCGCGTCCCTGGTTCCGCTGGTGCTGCCGGATGGTGAACTGTCCGACGCCCAGGCGATCAGCGGCGAGGATGCGGTCGCCGGCAATGCCGAGGCGCTGGGCCGCATCGCCCAGGCCTACAAGGCCGGCGGGGTCGTGGTCGCCCGCACCGATCTGCCGGCCAACGGCCCGGATCCGGCACGCGGCATGACGGTGGATGTCACCCGCTACGGGCTGGACGGCACACGCGACAATCAGGTCGTGCAGGTGAAGGGCGGCAGCAGCGCCGACGACGTGCTGACCCGCGCGGTCGCGGCGGTCGGCAGCCAGCTGGACGAGTCCTGGCGGCGCGAGCACACCACCGCGACCGGTCCGGAGCAGAACACCCTGGTCCGCATTCCGTTGTCGGCGGTGAACGACTGGGTAGAGACGCGCAAGCGGCTTTCCTCCGTCAATGCGGTGACCCGGACCAACCTCATCTCCATCAGCCGCAGTGAGGCGCTGATCACCCTGACCCATCGCGGCGATCCCGAGCAGCTGGCCCAGGCGCTTGCCCGCCAGGATCTGGGCCTTGCGCGCACGGCCGCGGCGGCGCCTGCCGGTTTTCCGGCCGCCAATCCCGGCGCGCCGCTGCCGGTTCCCGCCGCCGACTGGCAGCTGACGCTGCTGCCGCGCGGGTCGGGTGCCGCATCGGCCGGCGCCGTTCCGTCCTCCGCTTCGCCGGTTGCTTCCCCGATCTCGGCCTCTCCGACCTCGCTGGCGCCGTCGGCGCCGCTCGACGCCGGCGCGCCAGTCGGCACGCTGGGCGCGCCACCGCGCAATCTGGGAACGCTGCCGGCCAAGAGCCTGCCGTGA
- a CDS encoding CDP-alcohol phosphatidyltransferase family protein: MSVPNIITFLRILAVPAAMYMILTGRMEWAFALFVAAGLSDALDGAIARMFRARTVLGGYLDPLADKALIVGVYVALAWVGAIPLWLAMMVIFRDIMIIGGVILLFTLKETLAMQPLYISKVNTVVQIALAAAVLAPPALGLPEIHLYGWEVVDVLVYACTVTTVLSGLLYARRGALLFNRLGGVP, encoded by the coding sequence GTGAGCGTTCCGAACATCATCACCTTTCTGCGCATCCTGGCGGTACCGGCCGCGATGTACATGATCCTGACCGGCAGGATGGAGTGGGCCTTTGCCCTCTTCGTCGCCGCCGGCCTGTCCGATGCGCTGGACGGCGCCATCGCCCGCATGTTCCGGGCGCGCACGGTGCTGGGCGGCTATCTCGATCCGCTGGCCGACAAGGCGCTGATCGTCGGCGTGTACGTCGCGCTGGCCTGGGTCGGTGCGATCCCGTTGTGGCTGGCGATGATGGTGATCTTCCGCGACATCATGATCATCGGCGGCGTCATCCTGCTGTTCACGCTGAAGGAGACGCTGGCGATGCAACCGCTCTACATCAGCAAGGTGAACACGGTCGTCCAGATCGCGCTTGCTGCCGCGGTGCTGGCGCCGCCGGCATTGGGCCTGCCGGAGATTCATCTGTACGGGTGGGAAGTGGTCGATGTGCTGGTGTACGCCTGTACGGTGACCACCGTGCTGTCCGGCCTGCTGTACGCGCGGCGCGGCGCCCTGCTGTTCAACCGGCTCGGCGGTGTTCCATGA
- a CDS encoding AI-2E family transporter, whose product MTAAKQLRFWLIGLGLFVLALWLLAGMLLPFVVGLAIAYLLDPLVDRLEAARLPRWLGTTLVLLGFLLVLVLMSLLLVPLVQGQISHLLEVLPTYATLVKERLIPALDRFIHRLPADDVERLRAAAGNYAGEVAGMVGRIVSHILSGGLAVFDIVTLMFITPIVAFYLMRDWDVMVGKVDSWLPRQHAETVREQAREVNMTLSGFVRGQAMVCLVLGVFYALALSAAGLDFGLVIGLMAGILSFIPYVGSLFGFVASTGLALLQFDELWRVAVVVGIFLFGQAVEGNVLTPKLVGDKVGLHAVWVMFALLAGGSLFGFVGVLLAVPVAAVIGVLTRFALRQYLSSPYYRGTDAER is encoded by the coding sequence ATGACCGCGGCCAAGCAGCTCCGCTTCTGGCTGATCGGGCTAGGGCTGTTTGTCCTTGCCCTGTGGTTGCTGGCCGGCATGCTCCTGCCCTTCGTGGTCGGGCTGGCCATCGCCTATTTGCTCGACCCGCTGGTCGACCGGCTGGAGGCGGCGCGGCTGCCGCGCTGGCTCGGTACCACGTTGGTGTTGCTGGGATTCCTGCTGGTCCTGGTGCTGATGTCGCTGCTTCTCGTGCCGTTGGTGCAGGGGCAGATCTCTCATCTGCTGGAGGTGCTGCCGACCTACGCCACCCTGGTGAAGGAGCGGCTGATCCCGGCGCTCGACCGCTTCATCCACCGGCTTCCGGCCGACGATGTGGAGCGGCTGCGCGCCGCCGCCGGCAATTACGCAGGCGAGGTGGCGGGGATGGTGGGACGCATCGTCTCACACATCCTGTCGGGCGGGCTGGCGGTGTTCGACATCGTCACCCTGATGTTCATCACCCCCATCGTCGCCTTCTATCTGATGCGCGACTGGGACGTGATGGTGGGGAAGGTCGATTCGTGGCTGCCGCGCCAGCATGCCGAGACCGTGCGCGAGCAGGCGCGCGAGGTGAACATGACCCTGTCCGGCTTCGTGCGCGGGCAGGCGATGGTCTGCCTCGTGCTGGGCGTCTTCTATGCGCTGGCGCTGTCGGCGGCCGGGCTGGATTTCGGGCTGGTGATCGGCCTGATGGCCGGGATTCTGTCCTTCATTCCCTATGTCGGCAGCCTGTTCGGCTTCGTCGCCAGCACCGGGCTCGCCCTGCTGCAGTTCGACGAGCTCTGGCGGGTCGCCGTCGTGGTCGGCATCTTCCTGTTCGGGCAGGCGGTGGAGGGCAATGTCCTGACGCCGAAGCTGGTCGGCGACAAGGTTGGGCTGCATGCGGTCTGGGTGATGTTCGCCCTGCTGGCCGGCGGCAGCCTGTTCGGATTCGTCGGCGTTCTGCTGGCGGTTCCGGTGGCTGCGGTGATCGGCGTGTTGACCCGCTTCGCATTGCGACAGTATCTCTCAAGCCCGTACTACCGCGGCACCGACGCGGAACGCTGA
- a CDS encoding HdaA/DnaA family protein, translated as MSLPAQIPLDLGHRTAMGCEDFLVASSNADAVAWLDRWPSWPAPALTLFGPAGCGKTHLSQVWRARSHAVITRGELLDSGVVPALLEPANAVVVEDADAVSGRPEREEALFHLYNLAREQHGHLLLLSRKAPSRWRTRLADLRSRIKGAPAVEVRPPDDALLAAVLVKLFADRQLRPGLEVITYLLARMERSLDFARRLVAALDHASLAAHRGVTVPLAREVLSELQRTEPQRSGSKTTR; from the coding sequence ATGAGCTTGCCGGCGCAGATACCGCTCGACCTCGGGCACCGGACGGCGATGGGCTGCGAGGACTTCCTCGTGGCGTCCAGCAATGCCGACGCGGTGGCGTGGCTCGACCGCTGGCCGTCCTGGCCGGCTCCGGCGCTGACCCTGTTCGGACCGGCCGGCTGCGGCAAGACCCATCTGTCCCAGGTCTGGCGCGCCCGCAGCCATGCCGTCATCACAAGGGGCGAGTTGCTCGACTCGGGCGTGGTGCCGGCGCTGCTGGAGCCCGCCAATGCGGTGGTGGTCGAGGATGCCGACGCGGTGTCCGGCAGGCCGGAGCGGGAAGAGGCGCTGTTCCACCTCTACAATCTTGCCCGCGAGCAGCATGGCCATCTGCTTTTGCTGTCGCGCAAGGCGCCGTCGCGCTGGCGCACGCGGCTGGCCGACCTGCGGTCCCGCATCAAGGGGGCGCCGGCGGTCGAGGTTCGTCCGCCCGACGACGCGCTGCTTGCCGCCGTGCTGGTGAAGCTGTTCGCCGACCGGCAATTGCGACCGGGGCTGGAGGTCATCACCTATCTGCTGGCACGGATGGAGCGGTCGCTCGACTTCGCCCGCCGGCTGGTGGCGGCACTGGACCACGCCTCGCTCGCCGCCCATCGCGGGGTGACCGTGCCACTGGCGCGCGAGGTCCTTTCGGAACTGCAACGGACGGAACCGCAACGATCCGGTTCCAAAACGACCCGCTGA
- a CDS encoding SDR family oxidoreductase has product MDLGIAGRRAIVCAASKGLGRACAFALAREGVHVTLTARSADALEATAEEIRKATGVTVTTAPGDITTEEGRAAALAACPEPDILVNNAGGPPPGDFHDWDREDWIRALDANMLAPIFLIKATVDGMIARRFGRIVNITSAAVRAPIPILGLSNGARSGLTGFVAGLSRQTVKHNVTINNLLPGPFETDRLRKTMEGGAKAAGRSIDEEMDLRRKGNPAGRFGDPEEFGAACAFLCAASSGFMTGQNILLDGGAYPGTM; this is encoded by the coding sequence ATGGATCTGGGTATCGCCGGCCGCCGCGCCATCGTCTGCGCCGCCAGCAAGGGGCTGGGCCGTGCCTGCGCCTTCGCGCTGGCCCGCGAGGGCGTGCATGTCACCCTGACCGCCCGCAGCGCCGATGCGCTGGAGGCCACGGCGGAGGAAATCCGCAAGGCGACCGGCGTCACCGTGACGACCGCCCCCGGCGACATCACGACGGAAGAGGGACGGGCCGCGGCACTCGCCGCCTGTCCGGAGCCGGACATCCTGGTCAACAATGCCGGCGGGCCGCCGCCCGGCGATTTCCACGACTGGGACCGCGAGGACTGGATCCGCGCGCTGGACGCCAACATGCTGGCGCCGATCTTCCTGATCAAGGCGACGGTGGACGGGATGATCGCCCGCCGCTTCGGGCGGATCGTCAACATCACCTCGGCCGCGGTGCGGGCACCGATTCCGATCCTCGGTTTGTCGAACGGTGCGCGCAGCGGGCTGACCGGATTCGTCGCCGGCCTGTCGCGCCAGACGGTGAAGCACAACGTCACCATCAACAACCTGCTGCCCGGCCCGTTCGAGACCGACCGCCTGCGCAAGACCATGGAGGGCGGAGCCAAGGCCGCCGGCCGCAGCATCGACGAAGAGATGGACCTCCGCCGCAAGGGAAACCCCGCCGGGCGATTCGGGGATCCGGAGGAGTTCGGGGCAGCCTGTGCCTTCCTCTGCGCGGCGAGTTCCGGTTTCATGACCGGCCAGAACATCCTTTTGGACGGCGGAGCCTATCCGGGCACCATGTAA
- a CDS encoding MarR family winged helix-turn-helix transcriptional regulator, with protein sequence MQQSVAVPAVYTDLGRVMESITRRFLDVLRMELARIGVTDLSPTQALMLLHIGTEELSVRDLLERGYYLGSNASYNLKHLVEAGYVDRSPSLRDRRAARLKLSEQGLATCEALKKLEAARADSLLRSDSDGADFETTYRTLRRLERAWTDLIRYDDADPA encoded by the coding sequence ATGCAGCAGAGCGTGGCGGTCCCCGCGGTCTACACCGACCTTGGCCGCGTCATGGAAAGCATCACCCGCCGCTTCCTCGACGTGCTTCGGATGGAGCTGGCCCGGATCGGCGTGACCGACCTCAGCCCGACGCAGGCCCTGATGCTGCTGCACATCGGCACCGAGGAACTGTCGGTCCGCGATCTGCTGGAGCGCGGCTATTACCTGGGCTCCAACGCCTCCTACAATCTGAAGCATCTGGTGGAAGCCGGCTATGTCGACCGCAGCCCGTCACTGCGCGACCGGCGGGCCGCGCGGCTCAAGCTGTCGGAACAGGGGCTGGCCACCTGCGAGGCGCTGAAGAAGCTGGAAGCGGCGCGGGCCGACAGCCTGCTGCGCAGCGACAGCGACGGCGCCGATTTCGAGACCACCTACCGCACGCTGCGGCGGCTGGAGCGCGCCTGGACCGACCTGATCCGCTACGACGACGCCGATCCGGCCTGA
- a CDS encoding ATP-binding protein: MRGPAAPRQPDIIDNDATGDRRGHMFPQPGGRDAESEHDLPRFTMSVNGGYRGGMGANAPAMLKGLTPELNGLLREAFTPTRPKQQLNGLFIGRNDTLRRIISAIEEERAHVILYGDRGRGKTSVANAIEKIAGQAGYLSLKLTCSGELSFEDIFRHFLKKIPSTYYRSALDNPFAARRNFASLNELLPDGTFSVTELNEVLAGIHATHVLLILDEYDRVLDEDFRNKLAELFKNLTDSSIPVTLLVVGVAENLDQLLGKHPSIQRSLVPVHLPLMTDQEIGRLIQAGAQNAGIEFAPDVVRRIAEFVRGLPYYAQLLGLHAARSAVSRGSKLVERPDLAYAVARCLQEAERGIVESYARALAADRRAELEDALLAAALCPADAYGVFDPDDLAGESGELPSAATLDLLKRLTREDHGGVLAPMVEPGLERYRFRNQMMRQYVLMRQASERGQI, from the coding sequence ATGCGCGGTCCCGCAGCACCGCGTCAGCCCGACATCATCGACAACGACGCCACCGGCGACCGCCGCGGCCACATGTTCCCGCAGCCCGGCGGGCGCGACGCAGAAAGCGAGCACGACCTGCCGCGCTTCACCATGTCGGTCAACGGCGGCTATCGCGGCGGCATGGGCGCCAACGCGCCCGCCATGCTGAAGGGCCTGACGCCGGAGCTGAACGGCCTGCTGCGCGAAGCCTTCACCCCGACCCGGCCGAAGCAGCAGTTGAACGGGCTGTTCATCGGCCGCAACGACACGCTCCGCCGCATCATCTCGGCAATCGAGGAGGAGAGGGCGCATGTCATCCTGTATGGCGACCGCGGCCGCGGCAAGACCTCCGTCGCCAATGCGATCGAGAAGATCGCCGGGCAGGCCGGCTATCTGTCGTTGAAGCTGACCTGCAGCGGCGAACTGAGCTTCGAGGACATCTTCAGGCACTTCCTGAAGAAGATTCCTTCCACCTATTACCGCTCCGCGCTCGACAACCCGTTCGCGGCCCGTCGCAACTTCGCCAGCCTGAACGAGCTGCTGCCGGACGGCACCTTCAGCGTCACCGAACTGAACGAGGTGCTGGCTGGCATCCACGCCACCCATGTGTTGCTGATCCTGGACGAGTACGACCGCGTCCTGGACGAGGATTTCCGCAACAAGCTGGCGGAGCTGTTCAAGAACCTGACCGACAGCTCGATCCCCGTCACCCTGCTGGTGGTCGGCGTCGCCGAGAATCTGGACCAGTTGCTGGGCAAGCATCCGTCGATCCAGCGGTCGCTGGTGCCGGTGCATCTGCCGCTGATGACCGATCAGGAGATCGGCCGGCTGATCCAGGCCGGTGCCCAGAATGCCGGGATCGAGTTCGCGCCCGACGTGGTGCGGCGGATCGCCGAGTTCGTGCGCGGGCTGCCTTACTACGCCCAGCTTCTCGGCCTGCATGCGGCGCGCAGCGCCGTCAGCCGCGGCAGCAAGCTGGTGGAGCGGCCGGATCTGGCCTATGCCGTCGCCCGCTGCCTGCAGGAGGCCGAGCGCGGCATCGTCGAGAGCTATGCCCGCGCGCTGGCCGCCGACCGCCGTGCGGAGCTGGAGGACGCGCTGCTGGCCGCCGCCCTGTGCCCGGCGGATGCCTATGGCGTGTTCGACCCCGACGATCTGGCGGGCGAAAGCGGCGAGTTGCCGAGTGCCGCGACGCTGGACCTGCTGAAACGCCTGACCCGCGAGGACCATGGCGGCGTCCTGGCCCCGATGGTGGAGCCGGGCCTGGAACGGTACCGCTTCCGCAATCAGATGATGCGTCAGTACGTCCTGATGCGTCAGGCGAGCGAGCGCGGCCAGATCTGA
- the hutG gene encoding N-formylglutamate deformylase has product METFRFQPGETPVLLSIPHVGTLIPPDIAATMTEHGLAQPDVDRHLDRLYHFAPALGIGFLTALCSRYVVDLNRDPNGLVAQPGLDPTELCPLTSFDRAPIYRPGHEPDRTEIERRVGAYWRPYHDQLHSELRALRDRFGVAVLFDAHSVRSRVPRFFDGTLPDFNLGTGDGSSAAQPLVARLMNVLSASERYSAALNGRMRGGYIIRSYGKPDENIHAIQLELTQSTYMDEDAPYRFRPDLAAEVKPGLERLMSAVVEWSWQKATGRRRAAYL; this is encoded by the coding sequence ATGGAAACCTTCCGCTTCCAGCCAGGCGAAACGCCGGTCCTGCTCAGCATTCCGCATGTCGGGACCCTGATTCCACCGGACATCGCCGCGACGATGACGGAACACGGGCTGGCGCAGCCCGATGTCGACCGGCACCTTGACCGGTTGTATCATTTCGCCCCTGCGCTCGGAATCGGTTTCCTGACAGCGCTCTGTTCGCGCTACGTGGTGGACCTGAACCGCGATCCCAACGGTCTCGTCGCCCAGCCCGGCCTCGATCCGACGGAACTCTGCCCGCTGACCAGCTTCGACCGTGCGCCGATCTATCGCCCCGGCCACGAGCCCGACCGGACGGAGATCGAACGGCGGGTCGGCGCCTACTGGCGCCCCTATCACGACCAGCTGCACAGCGAGCTGCGCGCCCTGCGCGACCGCTTCGGGGTCGCGGTGCTGTTCGACGCCCATTCCGTGCGCAGCCGGGTTCCGCGCTTCTTCGACGGCACCCTGCCCGACTTCAACCTGGGGACCGGCGACGGCAGCAGCGCCGCACAGCCGCTGGTCGCCCGTCTGATGAATGTCCTTTCGGCATCGGAACGTTACTCTGCCGCATTGAACGGCCGCATGCGCGGCGGCTACATCATCCGCAGCTACGGCAAGCCGGACGAGAACATCCACGCCATCCAGCTGGAGCTGACCCAGTCCACCTATATGGACGAGGATGCTCCCTACCGGTTCCGCCCCGATCTGGCGGCCGAGGTGAAGCCGGGGCTGGAGCGGCTGATGAGCGCGGTCGTCGAATGGTCGTGGCAGAAGGCCACCGGCAGACGCCGCGCCGCCTATCTGTAA
- a CDS encoding membrane protein → MTAATGLPLASAAAMAAALLLYGGVSVPAPPSLRWGEAAIGLLILLSIGWRRPLMVATGHALRDSGDAAWMPVAVAALGWLLWVPLLRGASLGWEAADILRDVVPLFYLFLPVLLVPALRRAGAWAVRLLAGGLALAGLLLALRWWKQADWGFGAVGTRAMADGGSYLLNAPSVLFAAVALPALALSLAAAGGSFRRWIPALACAAGGALCLGALAGAVHRTALGLAALSLAMVALWWVRRRPWLAVPLLLAAGFVVLPAGDALVGAWQQVAEKTRLTGANTRWEEAAAVIDHAVSSPWALLFGDGWGARIANPAVGGWRVSYTHTLVSYSLLKTGLLGMLALAAYLCALVRPWRRLLAEDPPLAMAVVPPLLMALCLHTSFKYLDTGVILSLMLLASELRKGLSEP, encoded by the coding sequence GTGACGGCGGCGACCGGGCTTCCCCTGGCTTCGGCGGCGGCCATGGCGGCGGCACTGCTGCTGTATGGCGGCGTCAGCGTTCCGGCGCCGCCGTCCCTGCGCTGGGGCGAGGCCGCCATCGGCCTGCTGATCCTGCTGTCCATCGGCTGGAGACGGCCCCTGATGGTGGCGACCGGCCATGCCCTGCGCGACTCGGGCGATGCGGCCTGGATGCCCGTTGCGGTCGCCGCGCTGGGCTGGCTGCTGTGGGTGCCGCTGCTGCGTGGGGCGTCGCTGGGCTGGGAGGCGGCGGACATCCTGCGCGACGTGGTGCCGCTGTTCTATCTGTTCCTGCCCGTGCTGCTGGTTCCCGCGTTGCGGCGCGCCGGCGCCTGGGCTGTGCGCCTTCTGGCCGGCGGGCTGGCGCTTGCCGGGCTGCTGCTGGCCTTGCGCTGGTGGAAGCAGGCGGATTGGGGGTTCGGTGCCGTCGGCACGCGGGCGATGGCGGATGGGGGTTCCTATCTGCTGAATGCCCCATCGGTGCTGTTCGCCGCGGTGGCGTTGCCGGCGCTGGCGCTTTCGCTGGCGGCGGCCGGGGGATCGTTCAGGCGCTGGATCCCGGCACTCGCCTGCGCCGCCGGGGGAGCGCTCTGCCTCGGCGCCCTGGCGGGGGCCGTCCACCGCACCGCCCTGGGGCTGGCGGCGCTGTCGCTGGCGATGGTCGCCCTGTGGTGGGTGCGGCGGCGCCCCTGGCTGGCGGTGCCGCTGCTGCTGGCGGCCGGCTTCGTCGTCCTGCCCGCCGGGGATGCGCTGGTCGGGGCCTGGCAACAGGTGGCGGAGAAGACCCGGCTGACCGGGGCCAACACGCGCTGGGAGGAAGCGGCGGCGGTGATCGACCATGCCGTCTCGTCGCCCTGGGCCCTGCTGTTCGGCGATGGGTGGGGAGCGCGGATCGCGAATCCGGCCGTCGGTGGATGGCGGGTCAGCTACACCCACACGCTGGTCAGCTACAGCCTGTTGAAGACCGGGCTTCTGGGCATGCTGGCGCTTGCAGCCTATCTGTGCGCCCTGGTCCGTCCCTGGCGCCGCCTGCTGGCCGAGGATCCGCCGCTGGCCATGGCGGTGGTGCCGCCACTGCTCATGGCGCTCTGCCTCCATACCAGTTTCAAGTATCTCGACACCGGCGTCATCCTGTCGCTGATGCTTTTGGCGTCCGAACTCAGGAAAGGGTTGTCCGAGCCATAG
- a CDS encoding glycosyltransferase family 4 protein gives MTLGRPSILFVNRVFPPDRGATGRCLHDLATRMAAAGWRVTVVADGAESRVDSPAGIALHRTGGNVPEGERPDARAYLDSLCRLTGLALRLPRHDVVVTMTDPPMLALAGPMLAARHGAASLHWCQDLYPDLLPVLGVRMPSILRRLAGRGIARALRRHDGVIAIGRCMRDRIAAMGVKGERLCLLPNWPDPVIRPLPKPGNGFRNLPGGLEGESRFLVAYSGTLGLAHPMDGVVEAAARLQDSDPTILFLLIGEGRGFAAVEGEARRRGLRNLRRIPWQPADRLAESLSTADLHLVTMHPAAEGMLVPSKLVGVQAVGRPCLFLGPRGSEAAARVGGCGLVIDPFDGAAIADAVRSYAADPLRCAAEGAHAARQSAAWTADGAATAFAAIAERLLPARRITPPMIARPLHNA, from the coding sequence GTGACGCTCGGCAGACCTTCCATCCTGTTCGTCAATCGGGTGTTCCCGCCGGACCGCGGGGCGACCGGGCGTTGCCTTCACGATCTGGCGACCCGTATGGCGGCTGCGGGCTGGCGGGTCACGGTGGTCGCGGATGGCGCGGAGTCGCGCGTCGATTCGCCGGCGGGCATCGCGCTCCATCGGACCGGCGGCAATGTGCCGGAAGGGGAGCGGCCGGACGCCCGCGCGTATCTCGACTCGCTGTGCCGACTGACCGGCCTCGCCCTGCGCCTGCCGCGCCACGACGTGGTGGTGACGATGACCGACCCGCCGATGCTGGCGCTTGCCGGGCCGATGTTGGCTGCACGCCACGGCGCGGCATCGCTGCACTGGTGCCAGGATCTCTATCCGGATCTGCTGCCGGTGCTGGGGGTGCGCATGCCGTCGATTCTCCGCCGGCTCGCCGGGCGGGGCATAGCCCGGGCATTGCGCCGTCACGACGGTGTGATCGCAATCGGACGCTGCATGCGCGACCGGATCGCGGCCATGGGCGTGAAGGGGGAGCGGCTGTGCCTTCTGCCCAACTGGCCCGATCCCGTCATCCGCCCTCTGCCAAAGCCGGGGAACGGATTCCGCAACTTGCCGGGGGGCTTGGAAGGTGAAAGCCGCTTTCTGGTCGCCTATTCCGGCACGCTCGGCCTCGCCCACCCGATGGACGGCGTGGTGGAGGCGGCGGCACGGCTGCAGGACAGCGACCCGACCATCCTGTTCCTGCTGATCGGGGAGGGGCGGGGATTCGCCGCGGTGGAGGGGGAGGCGCGTCGCCGTGGCCTGCGCAACCTGCGGCGCATACCCTGGCAGCCGGCCGACCGGCTGGCGGAGAGCCTGTCGACCGCCGACCTGCATCTCGTGACGATGCACCCGGCGGCGGAAGGGATGCTGGTGCCGAGCAAGCTGGTCGGCGTCCAGGCGGTGGGGCGCCCCTGCCTGTTCCTGGGGCCACGGGGGAGCGAAGCCGCCGCGCGGGTCGGCGGCTGCGGACTCGTCATCGATCCGTTCGACGGTGCTGCCATCGCCGATGCGGTCCGCTCCTATGCCGCCGATCCGCTGCGTTGCGCGGCAGAGGGCGCGCACGCCGCCCGCCAATCCGCCGCCTGGACGGCCGACGGCGCGGCAACCGCCTTCGCCGCTATCGCCGAACGCCTGCTGCCGGCGCGGCGGATCACCCCGCCGATGATCGCAAGGCCACTGCACAATGCCTGA
- a CDS encoding Wzz/FepE/Etk N-terminal domain-containing protein, whose amino-acid sequence MPDGALTHPDAMTLRLPMTDGGGDLRRLVRILRQGWRWLLAGGFGGIALAVCALWLVTPAYTAAMVIGPTARVGSAAMGARVPTLSGRDSAAMAEPGAGDESLSDFARYLELFGSGPVAEQLARDPRPLQALFPDRWDAETQRWRPPLGVIPAVKRTLLALVGRQDWVEPDGERVARALRDRLVIDMLRSGPMRRITLRHSDRATALDLLGRVAAATDAHLRAEAARRSAAQIAHIKDRLGAVTVAEHRQALSDLLLDQERVAMMIGVDLPFAADMIQPPGAAALPDWPNPAVVVPLAGLAGLIAACFCLSARHALRDGCAGEAAR is encoded by the coding sequence ATGCCTGACGGCGCGCTGACTCACCCCGACGCCATGACGCTGCGGCTCCCCATGACGGATGGGGGGGGCGATCTCCGCCGCCTTGTGCGCATCCTGCGGCAGGGCTGGCGCTGGCTTCTGGCCGGTGGGTTCGGCGGCATCGCGCTTGCGGTCTGCGCGCTGTGGCTGGTTACGCCGGCCTATACGGCGGCGATGGTGATCGGCCCGACCGCACGGGTCGGGTCCGCCGCCATGGGTGCGCGCGTGCCGACGCTGAGCGGACGCGACTCCGCCGCGATGGCCGAGCCGGGTGCCGGCGACGAATCGCTGTCCGACTTCGCCCGCTATCTGGAACTGTTCGGTTCCGGCCCGGTGGCGGAACAGCTGGCGCGCGATCCCAGGCCGCTGCAGGCCCTGTTCCCGGACCGCTGGGACGCGGAGACGCAACGCTGGCGCCCTCCCCTGGGAGTGATTCCGGCGGTGAAGCGCACGCTGCTGGCGCTGGTCGGCCGGCAGGATTGGGTGGAACCGGACGGGGAGCGGGTGGCACGCGCCCTGCGCGACCGGCTGGTGATCGACATGCTGCGCTCGGGACCGATGCGGCGGATCACCCTGCGCCATTCCGACCGTGCCACGGCGCTCGACCTGCTGGGCCGCGTCGCCGCCGCCACCGACGCCCATTTGCGGGCGGAGGCGGCACGGCGCAGCGCCGCCCAGATCGCCCACATCAAGGACCGGCTGGGTGCCGTCACCGTGGCCGAGCACCGGCAGGCCTTGAGCGACCTGCTGCTGGACCAGGAGCGCGTGGCGATGATGATCGGGGTCGATCTGCCCTTCGCCGCCGACATGATCCAGCCGCCCGGCGCCGCCGCCCTGCCGGACTGGCCGAATCCGGCGGTGGTGGTGCCGCTGGCGGGACTGGCCGGTTTGATCGCCGCCTGCTTCTGCCTCTCCGCCCGCCATGCCCTGCGGGATGGATGCGCGGGGGAGGCGGCGCGATGA